AAGCTGCTGGACAAGACCATCGCGGTTATCAAATGGGTGGATGGTACCCTCATCGACGCGGTAAAGCAGGTAAAAACATAAAGTTGAAAAGTTGAAAAGTTGAAAAAAGGTGACAGGTATCAGGTGACAGGGGGCAGGGAGTCAGTTGAAAGTCGAAAGTAAAAAACCGCATCCGAGGGTCGACTTTTTTTTGTTTGGATCATTTGGATTTTGCTAATTTGAATATGTTTGGGATTTGGAATTTGGGATTTCGGATTTCAGTCCCCAATGACGCTTGCGAAGCAAGCTGATGATACGAGCGCAGCGAGTAAATGACAAGCACTCCCGGTTACCCAATAACCAGATCGATTTCCCTCTTCAACTCTCCAACTTTCCAACTTTTCAACTTTTTTTTCAGTACTCTTCTAAGTGATTGAACTCGGCGTCCTCCACCCATCTTTGGGGGCGGTGAAGAAATTCGATCATGTTCTCGATCAGGAAGCGGTGGCGGCGTTCTTCATCCGCCAGGCGGTGCAACAGTTCGGAGTTTTCGGGGTCATTGGCGGCGCCGGCCTGTTCGCGGTAGAATTGCTCCGCCTGGTTTTCCTTGGCCAGCGCCTTGCGGTACAATTCGATTTCATCGGAATCGTAGCAAAGATCAGCCGAGATGTTTTTCAAGGCGGAGAAGCGGTTCTTTGCTCTTGGCAGTATCTCGGTTTCCGGCATTTCCGGGTGACTGCCGTCGCGCATGGCGCTGACCACGTGAAAGTGCTTGACTTCGTCGTCCGCCAACATGTTCAGGATCTGTTTCAGCCCGGGCTGGTCACAGCGTTCGGCCAGATCGCGGTAGTATTGTTCACTTTCCTTTTCGAATTCCAGGGCCACTGCAAAAATATCCATGCCTCCTCCTGGACTGATTTTAGCGGGTCACGAGCGGTTTTTCAAATCCATAGGATCAACGGGAGTTGTTCAAGCGTTTGTGCAGTTTTGAAATATCGCCCTCGGTTCCGAAAACCAGCAGGATATCGCTCTCCTTGACCACGAAATCAGCCCCGGGATTGATATGGGTTTCCTCGGGAATCAGGGACTTGATGGCGATCACCGTGACGTTGTACTTCTTGCGCAGGTGGATTTCCGCCAGGGTTTTGCCCACAAAGGAGTCCGGGGGGGCGATCTCCTGGATCATGAAACCCGATTCAATGGGCAGGTAGTCCAAAAGGTTGTCAAAACGCAGGCGTGAGCCGATCTTGCGGGCCACATCCCGTTCCGGATACGAAACTTCGGTGGCGCCCACCAGGGTGAGAATTTTTTCGTGGTCTTCCGACAACGCCTTGGCGATGATTTTGCGGGCGCCGAGTTCCTTGAGCAGGTGAACGGCGATAATGCTGGGTTCGAGGCTTGGCCCCATGGAGACCACCACGCAATCCATTTCCTTGATGCCGATCGATTCCAGGTTCTCCCGGTTCGTGCCGTCCATGGTGATGGGGCGGGTGACCAGGTCCTTGATCTGGTTGACCTTGCGTTCATCTTCGTCGATGGCGATCACTTCAACATCGGAATGTTTGGCCAGTGTGAGAGCGAGGTTGATGCCGAAACTGCTCAGGCCGATGATGGCGAATTTCTTCATAGAATCTCTCCTGTATCAACCGATCATGATGTTTTCTTCCGGGTATTGGAATACCGCCTTGGGTTGGGTGCCGCTCAAAGCGATCAGCAGGGTCAGGGGGCCGATCCGGCCGATGAACATGGTGAACATGATAACGATCTTGGAAGCCAGAGTCAGATCGGTGGTAATCCCCATGCTCAATCCCACGGTTCCAAACGCGGATACCGTTTCAAACAACAACTTTAAAAAGGGGATTTCAGGCTGAAACGTGGCCAGTAAGAGAAAACCGATCCCCACAACGCCCATTGACAAAACGATCACCATAAAGGCTTTCTCGATGTTATTGAAGGGGATATTGCGATAATACAGACTGGCACGGTCGCGACCGCGGATATGGGAACGCATGTAGGCGAAAACCATGCCCACGCTGGTGGTCTTGACTCCGCCACCGGTGGAACCGGGTGAAGCGCCGATGAACATGAGCATGATGATCATGAAAAGCGCCGCAGGCGACAGGATGTTCAGGTTAATGGTATTGAACCCGGCCGTACGCGCGGTAACGGACTGGAACAGGGAAGACAGCAGACGGGATGCGGCTGAAAGCGGATTTTCCGGGTGGTGAAGCTCTTCCAGCCAGATAATCAGGAAACCCGCCAGGATAAGAACGGCGCTTACGATAAGGGCCACTTTGGAATGGAGGCTGATGCGCGAAGACGCCCTGTCCCGGCGCAGGATCCAGCCGTAGATATCGTTCAGGACAATAAAGCCGATACCGCCCGCGATGATGAGGACCATGAAG
This window of the Candidatus Aminicenantes bacterium genome carries:
- a CDS encoding rubrerythrin; amino-acid sequence: MDIFAVALEFEKESEQYYRDLAERCDQPGLKQILNMLADDEVKHFHVVSAMRDGSHPEMPETEILPRAKNRFSALKNISADLCYDSDEIELYRKALAKENQAEQFYREQAGAANDPENSELLHRLADEERRHRFLIENMIEFLHRPQRWVEDAEFNHLEEY
- a CDS encoding TrkA family potassium uptake protein, which produces MKKFAIIGLSSFGINLALTLAKHSDVEVIAIDEDERKVNQIKDLVTRPITMDGTNRENLESIGIKEMDCVVVSMGPSLEPSIIAVHLLKELGARKIIAKALSEDHEKILTLVGATEVSYPERDVARKIGSRLRFDNLLDYLPIESGFMIQEIAPPDSFVGKTLAEIHLRKKYNVTVIAIKSLIPEETHINPGADFVVKESDILLVFGTEGDISKLHKRLNNSR